GTATTCGAAAGGTCGGGAAGGTGGTGGTGATTATGGGAAGTTGGCTAGTTAGGGGAATGACGTCGTGGTAGgggtttttagggtttttggggGATGTAAAGGGCTGACAACTGTCACTTGATGTGACGTGCGTCTGGTGGTTTCAGCCGCGTTCTGCCCGAGAGCCCTCTTTTGCCCTGGAATCATTGCTTCTTCAATCGACTGTCCTTTTACCCATAACTCCTTCCCTGTTTCTGCAAGACAACTTCATATTTCCGCGAAGGCGGGAAACTAAAACTCGCCCACAGCTGTGGGCATAACCGGGTTCCTGGGCAAACAAAAACGAAAAACGAAATAGACTAAAAGAGAACTAAACGGAAATACCAGGTTACCTCCTGGCTAGTGCCCTATTTATCGTCCTGGGCATGACGTGATACCATCCTATTAATTTGGGGTGCTTGTGGCTGGGTCGAGATCCAGTTCTTCCCCAGCATCGGGCTTATGCCCAAAATAGGCTTTCAACCTTTGTCCATTCACATTGAACACTTTCCCAGATTTCAGGTTCCCAATCTCCACGGCTCCGTTTGGGAATTGGGCCTTCACCACGAATGGGCCGGTCCACTTGGTACTAAGCTTCCCTTGTGCAAACTTGAACCGTGTCTGGTATAGCAGGACCTCTTGCCCATGGCTGAATTGCTTGCTGGTGATCAAGGCATCATggctctttttcattctttctttGTAGAGAACAGCATTGTCGTATGCCTCCCTCCTGATTTCTTCGAGCTCTTGGATCTCTAACTTCCTTGCCTGCCCTGCGTTGTCCCAGTCATAGTTTACTTTGTTCACTGCCCAGAACGCCTTGTGCTCCAATTCCACCGGTAAATGACACCTCTTGCCATAAACCATTCGATATGGTGACATCCCGAATGGAGTTTTGTATGCAGTCcgatatgcccataaggcatctTCCAGCTTGAGACTCCAGTCCTTCCCTGTTGGGCCAACGGTCTTTCGCAAAATCGTTTTGATTATGCGATTTGAGAGCTCGGCCTAtccattggcttgtgggtgaTAGGCTGTCGAGACTCGATGTTGGACTCCATACTTTTTGCACAGGTTTTCGACCGAGAAATTGCAGAAGTGGGATCCTTGgtcgctgatgattgctctgggTACACCAAACCTGCAAAAGATGTTAGTCTTCAAGAAATTCACCACTACCTTTGAATCATTCGTTGGGGATGTTTTTGCCTCCACCCATTTGGAGACATAATCTACCAAAAGTAGGATGTACAAGTTTCCTCTCGAGCTGGGAAGGGGCCCCATGAAATCCATTCCCCAAATGTCAAAGATTTCCACGGGCATAATGGGcatcatgggcatttcattcctcctGGTGATGTTCCCTTCTCGCTGGCATTGCGGGCTACTCTTGCAAATGGTGTAGCTGTCCTTAAAGATAGTTGGCCAATAAAACCCACACTCCAGAACTTTGGCTGCTGTCCTCTTATGCCCAAAGTGTCCCCCACACTCCTTCGAATGACAGAATTCTAGGATGCTTCCTTGCTCCTCTTGTGGGATACATCTTCGAAGCACTTGATCCCCGCATTGCTTCCACATGTATGGTTCAGTCCCATATGTATTATCTGCTATCTTTGGCCAATTTCTTCCTCTGGGCATAAGTATACCCAGGGGTACATACCCAGAGCAGAGATAATTGCTCAAATCAGCGTACCACGGATCTTCTCTTCTTCCCTGGGCATTGAACAATTGTTCATCCGGGAACGTCTCATTGATTGGTTccccttcttccttcctcaCGATCCTACTGAGGTGATCAGCCACTTGGTTCTGTGCTCCAGCTTTGTCCCTTTATCTCCACGTCGAACTCTTGTAGTAGCAGAACCCATCGAATCAGCCTGGGCTTAGATTCCTTTTTGGCCAGAAGGTACTTCAGAGCCGCATGATCGGTGTAGACTGTGGTCTTTCCTCCAAGCAGGTAAGATCTGAATTTTTCAAAAGCGAACACCACTGCCAACATCTCCTTCTCTGTCGTGGAATAATTGACTTGAGCTCCATTCAGTGTCTTTGAGGCATAATAGATGACGTGACTCTCCTTTCCCCGCTTCTGCCCAAGAACTGCCCCTATGGCATATCCATTGGCGTCGCACATTACCTCGAAAGGCATTCCCCAGTCAGGGGGTTGTATTATGGGTGCGGAGAttagattgttcttcaagatctCGAACGCCTCCTTGCAATCCTCATCAAAATTCCATTCCACTTCGTTTTGTAGCAGCCTTGTCATCGGTTGGGCAATCTTTGCAAAGTCCTTCACGAACCTTCTGTAGAATCCAGCATGCCCAAGGAATCCTCGTAGCTGCTTAATGTTCGTTGGATATGGTAGCTTGGCAATGATTTCAATTTTTGCTTTGTCCACCTCTATTCCTCTGCCTGATATCACGTGTCCGAGCACAATTCCTTCTCtgaccatgaagtggcacttctcATAATTCAACACCAAGCTCTTGTCCACGCACCTCTGCAGTACCTTTTCCAAATTGTCTAAACACGAGTCGAAAGTTTGCCCATACACcgtgaaatcatccatgaagactTCGATGCAATTCTCTAAGAGGTCAgagaatatgctcatcatgcatctttggaatgtgcctggggcgttgcatagcccaaatggcatcctccgATAGGCAAACGTCCCAAAAGGGCAAGTGAATGTCATTTTGCCCTGGTCCTCCTCTGCGACCCAAATCTGCATGTAGCCTGAGTATCCATCTAGAAAGCAAAAATATTGATTCCCCGCAAGTCTTTCCAGCATCTCATCGATAAAGGGTaaagggaagtgatccttccttgtCTTCTGGTTTAGCTTGCGGTAATCGATACACACCCTCCAGTAGGTTTGCAATCTTGTAGCAATCAATTCTCGGAATTCATTCTCCACCACTTGTATGCCCgacttcttgggcacaacgtgCACTGGGCTTACCCACCTGCTATCGGATACTgggtatattatgcccaaatccaataGTTTGAGTATTTCTTTCATCACTACTTCCTTCATGGCTGGATTCAGTTTCCTCTGGGGGTCTCTGACTGGAACTGTATCTTCCTCTAGCAATATGTGGTGCATGCATACGGTGGGGCTTATGCCCTTGATATCGGCTAGGGTCTATCCAATTGCTTCCTTGTACTTCCCCAAAGTCATCTTGACTTTGTTCTCGTCTTCAAGTGTCAACTCTGAGTTGATGATAACGGGCAACGTGTCATCCTCGCCCAAGAAGATATACTTTAGGTGTTTGGGCAGAGACTTCAGCTCGAGCTTGGGTGCCCTTTGGATCGAAGGCACTAGTCGGTCTTCCTCCTTCAAGGTTGGGATTTTTAGTGCCTCAATGTAGCTGACCTCTTCGCTCCACTCATTTAGTACTTTCACCGCCTCTTGCAATTGCTCCTCTTGCAAGTCCTCGTCTGTTATGGCATTCTGGATTATTATGTCATATGGCTCCTTGAATGCTACTCTGGGCAAAACCTCCTCAACAACTTTCTCGATCATGTCTACACTTCTCACCATCTCTGTATCGGCTGGATGCTTCATGGCATTGTGTATGTCGAAGGTCACCGTTTCTCCTTCGAACTGACAAGTCAGCTTGCCCGTATCACAATCTATACGAGTCCTGGCAGGTCTTTAGAAATGGTCTGCCCAAAAGTATTACAGGATCTCGTGCTTTTGACTTCCCCATGTCGAGAATGTAAAAATCCGCTGGAAAGATGAGTTCCTCTACTTTGACCAGCACGTCTTCCAATATCCCCTCTGGGTAGACACTTGATCGATCTGCCAGTTGGATTACCACTCGGGTGGGCTTCAGCGGTCCTATCTCCAGGTCCTGGTACATGGATAAGGGCATAACGTTGATGGATGCCCCCAAATCGAGCATCGCCTTCTCCACTTTCATTGTTCCTATCACACAAGGAATGTAGAACATCCCAGGATCTCCACATTTTATCGGCATATCTCTTTGTAAGACCGCGGATACAGATTCTCCCACTTGAAATTTTGCATCATCAGTGTATTTGACTTTCCTAGTGCAGAGTTCTTTGAGAAATTTCGCACATCTAGGCATAGAGCGTAATGCAACCAAAAGGGGCATATTGACTTCCaccttcttgaagattttgaccAGCTCGGttaattcttctttttcttgttccttggctgctCTGCCTGGAAAAGGAAGTATGGGTTCGGTCTGGCTTGATTTCTCTTTTCCCTTCCCAATCGCCTTCAGCTTTGCCTCTTTCTCTCTGGCAAATTCTTCCTCATCTGCTGATCCCATTCCGACTTGCTCGTTAATCTCTGATTTTTCTCGTTTTTTCTCTGTCACCACTTCGGGTAGTTCCTTTCCTCCTCTGAGTGTCATGGCATTCACCTTCTTCACCTCCACTTGGGCCGGGAGTGTCCCTTGTTTGCTTTCAAGTCTGGCAActgcttgggcaagatgtgatagttgggagttcacattctgcattcctcctCTTGTCTCCATTATGAATTTTTCGGTCTCACTCTGGAACTTCACTTGTTGCTGAGCCATTTGATGCACTAGCTCTGATAAGGAAGACCCTCTTGCTtgttgaggttgttgcgagTATTGTGGTGGGTTACTCGTTTGCCCTTGGTTTGGCCCCAAATAGTGGTTGTTGCCGTACCTAAGGTTCTCATGTTGCCTCCATCCTTGATTGTTATACTGCTGTCTGTAGGGCTCAAAAGGTTTCTGGTTCTGCCCTCCATTGTTTCCTCCTGGTTGTTGTCCAATGGCATTAAGCTCTTCATCTTcgaaaagttgtggacattcatcGGTTGCATGTGAAGTTGCCATGCAGAGTTGGCATGCCTTCACAAGCTTCCGAATGTTGGGTATTCCCTGATTGGATGCTCCTTGGTTCGTCATAAACTTCTCGAACATGTTGCACAGCTTATCCAACTTTTCGTCTTGGGCAGAGGTGGCTGGCGTCAGAGGGTTCCTGACTATAGTTCCTTCCTCATCTCTCGATTCCTCTGCCATGTCGGCTATGAGCTTGAAAGCCTCCGCTGCGGATTTATTTAAGATCGATCCTCCACATGCAGCGTGTAACCATTGCCTATCTTGCCTCCGGAGTCCTCCCACGAAATACCTAATAAGGTCATGATCCGGTATttggtgttgtgggcatttggccagCATTTGCTTGAACCTTCCCCAATACTCATATAGAACTTCTGCTGATCCCATCTTTATATTGCTTATTCGAGTCCTCAGATTCTGGACCGGGCAGCTGGAAAATATCGCTCCAAAAACTTGTTTTGTAGCTCCTGCCATGTTCGGATACTTCCTTGGCTAGCGCT
This is a stretch of genomic DNA from Salvia miltiorrhiza cultivar Shanhuang (shh) unplaced genomic scaffold, IMPLAD_Smil_shh fragScaff_scaffold_21, whole genome shotgun sequence. It encodes these proteins:
- the LOC131002809 gene encoding uncharacterized protein LOC131002809, translating into MAEESRDEEGTIVRNPLTPATSAQDEKLDKLCNMFEKFMTNQGASNQGIPNIRKLVKACQLCMATSHATDECPQLFEDEELNAIGQQPGGNNGGQNQKPFEPYRQQYNNQGWRQHENLRYGNNHYLGPNQGQTSNPPQYSQQPQQARGSSLSELVHQMAQQQVKFQSETEKFIMETRGGMQNVNSQLSHLAQAVARLESKQGTLPAQVEVKKVNAMTLRGGKELPEVVTEKKREKSEINEQVGMGSADEEEFAREKEAKLKAIGKGKEKSSQTEPILPFPGRAAKEQEKEELTELVKIFKKVEVNMPLLVALRSMPRCAKFLKELCTRKVKYTDDAKFQVGESVSAVLQRDMPIKCGDPGMFYIPCVIGTMKVEKAMLDLGASINVMPLSMYQDLEIGPLKPTRVVIQLADRSSVYPEGILEDVLVKVEELIFPADFYILDMGKSKARDPVILLGRPFLKTCQDSYRL
- the LOC131002808 gene encoding uncharacterized protein LOC131002808; this encodes MVYGKRCHLPVELEHKAFWAVNKVNYDWDNAGQARKLEIQELEEIRREAYDNAVLYKERMKKSHDALITSKQFSHGQEVLLYQTRFKFAQGKLSTKWTGPFVVKAQFPNGAVEIGNLKSGKVFNVNGQRLKAYFGHKPDAGEELDLDPATSTPN